The Nonlabens sp. Hel1_33_55 genome contains the following window.
TAACTAGATTAGAATTCAATAATATAAAATCAGCCTTGACATCTATTATAGCCATACCCGCACAGATAATCACTCTCTACCGCGAGATGAAAAAAGCAGATCACATCCATTTACGGGCTCCTGGAAGCTTGACGTTATTAGCAGGATTGGTGGCGATATTGCTTCCGCGAAAGCGTAAATCCGTTAAATATGCTGGGAATTGGGACCCTAATTCAAAACAACCTTTATCCTATCGCTGGCAAAAGCGTCTCTTTTCAAGCCCAAAATGGAGTAAGAATACCAAAGTTATGGCCTACGGGCAGTGGAAAAACCAATCGGAAAACATAGCGCCCTTTTTCACGGCTTCGTATTCTAAAACTGACAGAAAGGTTTTCAAAAAAGAGTTGGTGAGTCCGGTACAAATCATTTTTGTAGGTACGTTATCAAAGAACAAAAACCCGCAATTGTTGGTGGAATTGATTAAGGGTCTTCACCAATGTGGTATTGAAGCACGAGCACATTTCTACGGCGATGGCCCCATGATGAGCCAGTTGAAAGAAATTGCCAATTCAACTTCATCAAAAGGGCGCAGCCTAGGTCAAGCCGAGAATGAATCAATATCTCATAGCAATTCAGTCTTGAGCGACAGTCGAGTAATGGATAGTGATTCAGGACCTCGTAGTAATCCGGTCTTGAGCGATTGTCAAGATACGGATGGTGATATAAAACCGTCCTCTTTAAAAAAGTCTCCGTCTCGTACAGAGCGTAGTCGAAGTGAAGATAACGCGGCATTCACCTTTCACGGTAACCAACCGTCAGGCGTGGTTAAAAAAGCATATGAAAAAGCTCATTTTGTATTTTTGGCTTCACAAAGTGAAGGATGGCCCAAAGTTGTGGCTGAAGCTATGTGGCATCGTTGCATACCCATCGTTACACCGGTAAGTTGTGTTCCATGGATGCTAAATAATTGCGGTAAAGATGATTTAAAATCAGCTTTCGCGAAAGCGGAACAACCCAGAGGACTCATCTACACGCAAATGGATAAAGTTATAAGAGAGATCATGTTCTTACTACGAAACCCAGAATATTACAAAGAAATGTCACGGTCAGCACAAGACTGGTCCCAACATTATACGATAGAAAAATTTGAACAGGAAATCGTAAAATTACTAAAGGTCTAATTTTACATTACATCTAAACTCCAAAAACCAAAACCAAAATAATTTTCCCTAAATGCGCGTATTACAGATTATAGATAGTCTACATCCAGGTGGTGCAGAGCGCATGGCGGTTCAAATAGCAAATGGATTGGTGGGAAGCATTGAATTTTCGGCATTATGTTGTACTAGGGAAGAGGGTTTATTGAAAGAACAGTTGAATAAAAGAGCTACTTATTTATTTGCTAACCGCTCCGGTCGAATAGGTTTATCAGGACTCAGGCGAATAAATGAATTCATTAATGAGAGAAAAATCACGCATTTGCACGCTCATGGAACTTCTTGTTTTACCGCTTTCCTACTAACAATTACAAGACCTAGGCTTAAGCTGATCTGGCACGATCATTACGGTAATTCAGAACAGTTAGAAAATAGACCAATACGATTGCTAAAATTTATTTCAAAGAAATTCAATGCGATAATAGTAGTTAATAGGCAGCTTCAATCGTGGGCTACGCAACGGCAGCTGAGCAATAAAATATTTTATTTAGCTAATTTCTCCAGCCTGAACAGCTCGACTACAATAAACGATCTTAACATACCAGATACATCTGATCACCGGGTAGTGTGCCTAGCAAATTTAAGACCGCAGAAGAATCATCTTATGTTATTGAACGTATGGCGAGGACTCACTAAGTCACATCCGGAATGGAGCTTACTACTGGTAGGTAAGGACTTTGAAGATGATTATAGTGCTACCTTGAAACAGTTTATCAAATCAAACAGATTAGAAGAAAGCGTGTTTATATTAGGTTCCAGAACTGATGTTTCCAATATTTTAAAACAATGCCAGATAGGTGTACTTAGTTCCATATCAGAAGGTCTACCATTGGCACTGCTCGAATATGGTACTGCAAGTTTGCCAGTAGTGACAACAGATGTAGGTGCGTGCAGGGAAGTCGTAGGGAATACAGGATTTGTAATTGAGGCGACTCAATCAGAAGATTTCAGTAATCAACTAGAGAAACTAATCACTGATCCAGAACTGCGACTGGATTTTGGTCATAAATTTTATGAACGAGTGAAAGCGAACTACGGTTGTGAACCGTATATCGAGAAACTTGAGGGTATTTATAAATCACTATGATCAAGGTAGAAAAACTTCCATATCCTATTCTAATAGCAGCTCATTTGATTATGGCTCTTATGGTGGTGTTGCTGCCTTTAACGGCAAAATTATTATTCTATGGTGTAACAGCGTATTTGTTTTTGAGGGTCATCTCAAGCAAAGATCGCAGTCAGGAGGCACTGATGGCGGCTTGTTATCTAACCTGTTGGGAAGTATTTCTGAGAATGACAGATGCCTTGTTTTTTTACGAGTTCATCAAGTACTTAGTCATAGTTTTTATGTCTCTCGGTATTTTTCAGAAAGGATTTTCTTTAAAATCCATACCCTATGTGATTTATCTACTGCTTTTGATTCCCAGTATCGTGGTGGCTTCTCAATCCATACCGTTAGGAGAGAGTCTGCGTAAGGCGGTGGCATTCAACCTGAGTGGACCGGTGACTTTAGGAATTGTGGCAATCTATTGCTTTCAAAGAACGATTACCTTAAATCGATTGGAAGAGATCCTCAAATTGTCGGTTGGGCCTATTGCAATGCTGACGTTGTATCTATTTCTGGTAACTCCTGATATTAGGGATGTGGTAACTAGTACAGCTTCCAACTTTGCTGCGTCTGGAGGTTATGGACCTAATCAAGTGGCGACAGCACTGGGTATAGGTATGTTTATTTGTTTTGTGAGGTTCCTGAGAGTTAGAAGTTTCTGGATGAATGTTATTGATATCGTGCTGCTTCTGGGAATGACCTACCGTGGATGGGTGACTTTTTCCCGCGGTGGCATCCTGACAGCGGCCATGATGATTGGGGCAACTATAGTCACAATCTTTCTTTTAAAACGATCTGCTTTTAGAATTGCCATGCTGCCTAAATTAGGTGTGTTGGTGCTGGGTCTCGGGATAGCATGGGGATTTACTTCACTGGTGACTAATGGATTAATAGACAAGCGTTATGCAAATCAAGACGCTGCAGGACGTGCAAAAGAAGATTTGAGCACTGGTAGATCAGAATTGATCAGTAACGAGCTGGA
Protein-coding sequences here:
- a CDS encoding glycosyltransferase family 4 protein yields the protein MRVLQIIDSLHPGGAERMAVQIANGLVGSIEFSALCCTREEGLLKEQLNKRATYLFANRSGRIGLSGLRRINEFINERKITHLHAHGTSCFTAFLLTITRPRLKLIWHDHYGNSEQLENRPIRLLKFISKKFNAIIVVNRQLQSWATQRQLSNKIFYLANFSSLNSSTTINDLNIPDTSDHRVVCLANLRPQKNHLMLLNVWRGLTKSHPEWSLLLVGKDFEDDYSATLKQFIKSNRLEESVFILGSRTDVSNILKQCQIGVLSSISEGLPLALLEYGTASLPVVTTDVGACREVVGNTGFVIEATQSEDFSNQLEKLITDPELRLDFGHKFYERVKANYGCEPYIEKLEGIYKSL
- a CDS encoding O-antigen ligase family protein, with translation MIKVEKLPYPILIAAHLIMALMVVLLPLTAKLLFYGVTAYLFLRVISSKDRSQEALMAACYLTCWEVFLRMTDALFFYEFIKYLVIVFMSLGIFQKGFSLKSIPYVIYLLLLIPSIVVASQSIPLGESLRKAVAFNLSGPVTLGIVAIYCFQRTITLNRLEEILKLSVGPIAMLTLYLFLVTPDIRDVVTSTASNFAASGGYGPNQVATALGIGMFICFVRFLRVRSFWMNVIDIVLLLGMTYRGWVTFSRGGILTAAMMIGATIVTIFLLKRSAFRIAMLPKLGVLVLGLGIAWGFTSLVTNGLIDKRYANQDAAGRAKEDLSTGRSELISNELEAFVENPIAGIGAGQVKYYRARNGGNAAATHNETSRLLSEHGAIGILSLMVLILTPLIYRLSHRGNIYFYAFLIFWFVTINHSAMRIAAPSFFYGLALLHVIKAKKPIKKVSTSKIPDRLKLQTA
- a CDS encoding glycosyltransferase, which encodes MNLLVISDAPILEVHGNRQAYAPYAKELDLWMKHSSQVTFICPDKYLHNLLLRELEQQDFEQIAVTRLEFNNIKSALTSIIAIPAQIITLYREMKKADHIHLRAPGSLTLLAGLVAILLPRKRKSVKYAGNWDPNSKQPLSYRWQKRLFSSPKWSKNTKVMAYGQWKNQSENIAPFFTASYSKTDRKVFKKELVSPVQIIFVGTLSKNKNPQLLVELIKGLHQCGIEARAHFYGDGPMMSQLKEIANSTSSKGRSLGQAENESISHSNSVLSDSRVMDSDSGPRSNPVLSDCQDTDGDIKPSSLKKSPSRTERSRSEDNAAFTFHGNQPSGVVKKAYEKAHFVFLASQSEGWPKVVAEAMWHRCIPIVTPVSCVPWMLNNCGKDDLKSAFAKAEQPRGLIYTQMDKVIREIMFLLRNPEYYKEMSRSAQDWSQHYTIEKFEQEIVKLLKV